CTTCCAGCAGGAATGGCGATTATTATCGCATGTCCACGATTTCGGAGGGTAAGAAACAATTATCGCTCAGGTTAGGTGAAGACTATCTGGGTAAAGCCATTGAAGTCGATCATGTCAGTCGATGGGGCTCTACAGAAATAACGGTTCGAATTGTCGAAGGTGACGATGAAACGAAAACGCCTTATCTTTCGATTGGTCTGAATGAAATAAAAGAACCACTTCAGGTGAAAACAACAGACGGCGTGGAGTTTGAATCGATTTTGGACTTAGATAGAAATGAATAAACCACCTGGCAGCTCAATACATTTTACTATATAATAGATAACTTCCAACCTTTAATACTATGGTTACAGTCAGGATAGTTACCGCCGTATTAAATGCAGGCATATTAAGCATCGCGGTTGTAGCCGTAATAAATAGTATAAATAACAACAAAAGGTCAACGACTATTCCCCCACTTTTATCATGCAGGAATTGTTGTCGCTCATCGCTTTCTTTTTTTGATTGAGATATCAGTTTTCCCCTGCTAGTTAACATTTTTTTATGACGTATAATTTGGATAATCACATACATCAACCCGCCAAAGACGATCCATCTGCTGACATTTTCAGCTAAAGTCGTCATGTATCGTGTATCTCCCCATCCCATCTCCCCGACGAATACCATATATAGGAACATAAGTATCAAGACGGTCCAAAGAAATCGAATTCGTATTTTAATTCTTTCTGAGAAAGGTCTATTGTTGAATGTGTTCATCATGCAAATCCTCCAATTCTTTGTTTTCTTGTAAACAAAACAGTTCCTCGATCGTTACTTCAAAAAAACAGGCGATGCGATAAGCTAACATGAGCGATGGTTTGTACTTTCCTTTTTCCAAAGAGATGATCGTCCTTGATGACACATGAACTTGATCAGCCAGTTCTTTTTGTGTCATGTTGTACTGAAGTCGATAGACTTTTATATTGTTTTTCAAGAATGATACCCCCTCATAACATGAAGCTTACTTCACGTGAAGCTAACTTCATGTTAGCATTAATGTGTCTTTTTGTGAAGCAATATTCAGGATGCCAAGGTGATTCTCAGGTCCTCTGTCTTACTCGAACTATATAATTTTGCACGTGCAACCTCGCATAAAGAGATTAGAAACTGGTATATTTCTGTTAAATCAAAAGAATTATGATACAGTTAAGATATCTGCAATAATCAGATATGAAAGGAGATCACAATGGAACAATCAACTGGCTTCGATGTATTTTTTACATTGCTACTTTTCCTGATCATTTTTTCACCATTTGTCTTCTCAAGAAGACAAAAAGAACAAACTGAATGGACCGGGTGGAGAACAATCGTAAAGTCCAGATGGTTTGGTATTCCGCTGATCTTCCTGTTGTTATTCTCTTATTTCGGCTTTTTGAACATTGCCTTGACCGTTACTTTTTCCGTTTTGATCGCTTTTTGTATCTCACTCGCAGCCAACACCTTGACTCATATCTTGAACAGACGACTTAGGGAATAGGGCGGGGGGTTGACCGTGGATCAACGAATTATAAATATGCTCGTGATCTTCCTGACAGGTGCTGTGACTTTGCTATTTTTTGAATTTTACGTGGGCATCGCGTTCGGGATGTATCATCTGATCATCATTGGCTTTAGTATCTACGCGATCGTACAGAATCTCCGTGCCTTACAAAAACGGCGTACCCCATCGCTTCAGTAAACCTCAAGGCCAAAGCGACCATCACTTGCAGGGAGGAAACACGATGTTTCAAGCTACGATCGATTCAGACACCTATTTAGCACTTTTGGAACCCCGCCATGCAAAAGATTTATATCACATCATCGATGCAAGCCGTGACCACTTAGGCGCATGGCTTGCTTTTCCTGAAAAGACGACCAACATCGCAGATTCAGAAGCGTTCATAAAATCCTCGTTAAAACGATTTGCTGAAGACGATGGCTACTGGGTTGGCATTTGGCATCAGGGACAAATGGCGGGATCCATCGGATTCTTATACATGGATCAGGATGCCCGAAAAACGGAGATCGGGTACTGGCTTGGCTCCGGATTCGCCGGAAAAGGGATTGCGACAAAAGCTGTTACAACCATGATCAATCACGCTTTCCATAACCTGAATCTGAACAAAGTTGAGATCAATGTCGCAACGGAAAACAAAAAGAGCCGGGCCATTCCCGAACGTCTTGGGTTTACACAGGAAGGAATCATTCGTCATTATGAATATCTGAATGGCGTCTATCTTGACCGGGTGATCTACGGCCTTTTGCAATCAGAATGGTGAATGGACAAACACACCGAAGGAGGACGCATATGATTACAGGACTGCATCACGCGCAAATCACGATTCCTAAAGGAGCCGAAGAACAAGGAAAGGCCTTTTACTGCGGCATATTGGGGTTACCGGAAATTGAAAAACCCGATGCCTTAAAAGGCAGAGGTGGCTTCTGGTTACAAGTGGGCGACCGTGAAGTTCACGTGGGCACAGAAGATGATTTTGACCGCTACACAACGAAAGCACATGTGGCTTATCAGGTGGATGATCTATCCTACTGGAAGACGGTAATGGAAGAAAACCAAATCGCCACCCTCCCCTCCGTTCCCATTCCACACTTCGACCGCTTCGAATTCCGGGACCCTTTTGGTAACCGGGTAGAACTCATCCAGCCGCTGTAATTCCTTCCTCATACTTGGACTCACTTTCCCAATAGGCCTTTTGCCACGAAAAAAATCAAGACTTGTTTTTTACAAAAAGATCCGGTAGACTGTGGGTTATGGTATATATAGATCTACCAATGAACTTTCAACACAACATATAGTATGACCCGTGATCATGGTGTCCACGCGACTGAAAAGGGAATCCGGTTTAATTCCGGAGCTGTTCCCGCAACTGTAAGTGCTGACGAATCACGCGCAACCACTGCCTTTTAATTTTTAATAAGGTGGGAAGGGCGTGAAAAGGCTGACGCACGAGCCAGGAGACCTGCCATGATCCACGTAAGATCGTCCTCTTCGGGAACTGGGAGGGCAGATCACGGCTCGTCCTGGTAACGGCGCATGTATCCTGATGGATTCTGTACAACGGAGTCCCCGCGCTGACCTGCACTCGTCTGATCTGTTCACCCCGTTTCCCTTTGAGGAGACGGGGTTTTTTGTCATCCAAATCGAAGGAGTGAGTCATCATGAGTATTACATTGAATGAAGGGTTACAACAGCGACTGGAAGAGATTGCAGGCACACATCAGGTAGAACTGAGCCAACTGACAAAAGGCGATCCACTTCAAACCGTCCTTCACCGCATCCCCCACAAGGATTTGATGCAGGACGCATTAAACCGGGTCTCCATGTCCGAACCCGGCTGGACCTACATCGCCGCAGCACTCTATCTCGACAACCTCTACCAGGAAGCAGCCGAAACGAGAAAGCTTGGTCAAACAGGCGGCTATCATGACTTCGGCAACCTGATATTTGAAGGTGTTCGCCGGGGGCTCTATGACCATCGTTTGACGGAAGCCTATACCTTCACTGAACTTGAAGAAGCCGGTGCCATGCTCGATGGCCAAAAAGACCTTCTCTTTCAGCATACAGGGTTGTTTCTCTTGGCAGACCGCTACCTGACACGAACGACGGACGGTGAGCTGTACGAGTTACCGCAGGAGCGGTTTCTCATCATCGCCCTGGTTCTCATGATGAACGAACCGGCGGAAACCCGTCTCTCCCATGTCCGGGAAGCTTACTGGGCGATGAGTCATCTCTACATGACGGTGGCCACACCGACACTGGCCAATGCAGGCAAGAGTCACGGTCAGCTGTCGTCTTGCTTCATCGATACCGTGGATGACTCCCTGGACAGCATCTATCTGAACAACTGGGATATCGCCCGCCTGAGTAAAGACGGCGGCGGAATCGGCGTCTATTACGGCAAGGTCCGTGCCCTGGGCTCTGACATTAAGGGCTTCAAAGGAAACTCCTCCGGGGTTGTGCCGTGGGTCCGGCAATTGAACAACACGGCCGTCAGTGTGGATCAGCTCGGCCAACGCCAGGGTGCCATTGCCATCTACCTGGACATCTTTCATAAAGACATCATGAACGGCTTTCTCGATTTGAAGACGAATAACGGCGACGAGCGCCGGAAAGCCCATGATATTTTCACCGGCATCAGCATCCCTGATCTCTTCATGAGAAAGCTCGAAGAAAAAGACGAAACCGGCAAAAGCGTCGGTGAGTGGCACGTGTTCTGCCCTCATGAAGTCAAACAGACCATGGGCTGGACCGATGAGTTCGGGAACAAACTGGGTCTTGAGGACTTCTATGACGAAAAAGACCAGCTCTATTTTACAGAAAAATACGAAGAAGCGGTGGCCCATCCACTCCTGCCAAGACAGACCTACCGCGCGATGGATATTATGGCCCGGATGATGGTTTCCCAGCTTGAAACCGGTACCCCGTTCTTCTTTTACCGGGATGAAGTGAACCGCCGGAATGCCAATAAACATACTGGTTCACCAGGACGAACAGCGATTTATTCCAGCAATTTGTGCACGGAGATTGCCCAGAACATGTCCGCCACCACCATTCAAAAAGAATACGAAACCGCTGAAGGTGATCAGGTGATTGTCCGCCGGCCAGGGGACTTCGTCGTCTGCAACCTCTCGTCCATCAACCTTGGCAATGCGGGAAATCAGATGACCTTGCAGCGCCTTATTCCGATTCAGATGCGCATGCTCGACAACGTCATTGATCTGAACAACCTCCCTGTCCAGCAGGCGCAGCGCACGAACCGCAAATACCGTGCTGTGGGGCTGGGCACCTTCGGCTGGCACCATTACCTGGCGAAAAACGCCATCCACTGGGAGTCGGAAGAAGCCGTCACCGAAGCGGACAGGCTCTATGAGAACATTGCCTACCTGAGCATCAAAGCGTCCAAGGAGCTGGCGAAAGAAAAAGGGGCCTACCCGGCATTTTCCGGATCTGAATGGGCATCCGGCGCCTACTTCGAGCAGCGGGAGTACGTTTCAGAAGAGTGGCAGGAATTAAAACAGGACGTGCAGGAACACGGGGTTCGAAACGGCTGGATGATGGCCATAGCGCCAAACTCCTCCACTGCAAAAATCGGCGGCTCCACCGACGGAATCGATCCGCTGTATGCCGTGGAATTTGCCGAAGAGAAAAAGAACTTCAAATTTCTCGTCACCGCACCGGAGCTCGATCACAACACGTACCCGTATTACCGCAAAACCCGCCATCAGCTCGACCAGAAGTGGAGTATCCGGCAAAACGCTGCCCGCCAGCGCCATATCGATCAGGGCATCAGCTTCAATCTGTACGTGCATCACAATATCCGCGCGAAAGAACTCCTGGACCTGCACCTGGATGCCTGGAAGCAGAAGCTCAAGACCACCTATTACATTCGCAGCACCTCACAAGAAGAAATCGAAAGCTGTGACGTATGCGAAAGCTGACGGTCTGATCAACGTTTGTATTCATAAAGATTAGCATTAAATGAGTGACAGGCGGCGACGCTCGAGGGATTAGCGCAGTCCGAAAATCCACTTTCGCAAAGCGAAAGTTAGTTGAGGACAAGCCCCTGAGCAAGCGTCCGCCGTAAGCGAATGAAATATACGATGATCAACACAGAGGCTCATAAAATAAACAATAAAAGGAGCGATTCCCATGATCCACGAACCGATGACCCGGATTCCGTTATTGAATCCCCAATTCCCAAATCGCGCCACAGGGCTGATCCACGGAGAAGCCTCTGGCATTCTCAACTGGAATGACATCGCTTATCCGCAGATGTACGATCTGTACCAGACGCTCCTCGCCAACTTCTGGAAAGCGCAGGAGATCAACATGCAGGACGACATCAAACAGTGGGCCACACTCTCGGATACGGAACAGGATGTGTTTCTCAGGATCAACACCCAGCTGGCCTCTTTGGACAGCCTGCAGACGCCGACGATGAGTCAGGTCATGGATTATGTCACCGATCCATCCTTCAAGGCGATCTTCGCCGTCGTTGCCCAGCAGGAAGCGGTGCACAATGAATCGTATTCCTATGTGCTGAGCTCCCTGATCCCCCAGCAGGATCAGGCCGAACGCTTCGATGAGGCAAAGAATGATCCCCTCATTCAAAAACGAAATGACGTCATTTTAAACGCCTATGAACAGTTCCGGCAAAACCCGTCACCCCAGAACCTGTTTGAACTGGCCGTCCAGTCACTGAATCTTGAAGGGGTCTATTTTTACGCCGGATTTGCCTTCTTCTATCACCTGGCCCGCCAGCAGAAGATGCTGAAGACGAGCACGATGATCAGCTACATCCAGCGTGACGAAATGCAGCACGCCTACTATATGTCCCAGTTCATCCGCATTCTCTTAACGGAAAATCCGGATCTGAACACGAAGGAAAATGTGGATTATATTTACGAGGCCATGGACAAGGCCGCATCTCTTGAAAAAGAGTGGGCGAACGTCATCCTGTCGGACATTGACGGCATTGACCTGAGCGAATTTCACGGCTACGTGAACTATCTGGTGAATAAGCGCCTGAGACAACTGGGCCTTGCCAATCTCTATCCCGATCAGGACAATCCGATGCCATGGATTCATGTATTCAGTGATTCCATGATGAATCAGACGAAATCGGACTTCTTTGAACAAAAGTCCAGATCCTATACAAAGGTGACATCCAACAATGGCTTTGACGAATTATAACCCGAAGATTGTCATCTTGCCCTATTCCATGACAGGCAACACCCGGGCAGTGGCGGACTTAATCCGCGACTTGTCCGGGGATTATGCTGCAGAGATCCATCCGAACCCCGACCCCAAAACCGTTCCGGACCTGATCCGGTCAACGGATATCCTCATGATTGGTACATACAGTTGGGGAAACGGTGAGATCCCGGAAGGTTTTTCACCCATACTGGACGCCGTCAAATCCCATGCCGAACCGGGACTGATTACCGGTGTTTTCGGCACGGGAGACAGCTTTTATCCGGCATTTTGCGGCGCCGTGGACAGACTTGCTGAAGATCTTCATGACACTTGCTTCGTCGCAGAGCGTCTAAAGATCGAACTGATGCCCCAGCCTTCAGACATCGACAGATGCCGGACATTCATTCATACATTAACATCGCACTTAGCCATTGCCACACCAACACAAGGGGGAATCCGGTCATGACCCAGACCACATTGCATCCTGAACAACACGTGACAACGTCCCAATCGCTCATGGACGAGCTCGACCATGTCGTCACCTCAAACGATCCCAGCGTCACCCGGGAAAACGCCAACGTGGACAGCACGTCCCCAAGCGGGATGATGAACCGGTTTGCCAGCATTGCTGCCAAGTCCTATGCCAGGGAGCACCTGCTGTCTCCGGAAGTGAATGAGGCCATTGACCAGAACCTCATTCACATACACGACCTGGATTACTACGTGACCGGCACCACCACCTGCTGTCAGATTCCATTGGGGAAACTGTTGGCCACAGGCTTTGACACCGGCCACGGCTTCATCCGGCCGCCTAAAACCATTACCACCGCGATGTCCCTTGCAGCGATCATTTTCCAGAGCAACCAGAACCAGCAGCATGGTGGACAGAGCTATCAGGCGTTTGAGCGGGATTTGGCCCCTTTCGTTACACGATCTCTTGAGCGAAAGAAAGATACGATTCTCCGGCTCTCTCCTGATGAAGATCCCGTTCGCCTGGAGAAACTCGCCTGGGAAGAAACAGATCTTGAGGTGTATCAGGCTTGCGAAGCCTTTATCCACAACCTGAACAGCCTGCACTCAAGGAGCGGTGGCCAGGTCCCTTTCACCTCCATCAATTATGGTACGGACACCTCACCTGAAGGAAGACTGATTGTCCAAAACCTTCTGAAAGCAACGATGCGAGGTTTGGGACACGGTGAAACACCCATCTTCCCGATTCAGATCATGAAACTGAAAAAAGGGATCAACCTGAATCCTGAAGACCCGAATTACGACTTGTATCAACTGGCCCTTGAAACAACAGGAAAACGCCTTTTTCCGAATTTCAGTTTTCTCGATGCACCGTTTAATGAAGCACTCTATGACCCTGAACGGCCGGATACGGAAGTCGCCTATATGGGCTGCCGCACCCGTGTGATGCAGGATCGTCATGGGGACGACATCAGCGTCGGCCGCGGGAATCTGTCTTTCACGAGCTTAAATCTCGTCAAACTGGCACTGATGAGTCAGGATGAATCTGACTTCTTTCAACGTCTGGATGAGACTGCCAGACTCATCATCCGGCAACTGCTGGAACGATACCGGTATCAGTGCAAACAATCCCCTGCATCCTTTTCATTCCTCTTCGGTCAAAAACTGTGGATGAAGAGTGAACAGCTTGATGAAGGAGCAGCAATGGAAGACGTACTGAAGCACGGCACGCTAAGCATCGGTTTCATCGGTCTCGCCGAATGCCTCAAGGTGCTCACAGGAAACCACCACGGGGAATCAGAAACCGCCCAGTCTCTCGGACTTGCCATCGTTAAAAGGCTCCGTGATCTTTGTGACGAAGCAAGCAAAACCCATGACCTGAACATTACCCTGATTGCCACTCCTGCGGAAGGATTGAGCGGGCGTTTTGTAAAGCGTGATCACGAGGAATTCAGCACGATTCCGGGCGTTACAGACCGCTCCTACTACACCAATGCCTTTCATGTTCCGGTTTATTACTCGTGCCGCATTGCCGACAAAATCCGGATCGAAGCACCGTACCATGCATTGACAAACGCCGGACATATCAGCTACATCGAAGTGGACGGTGCCGTAAGCGGGAACCTTCAAGCGATGGATACCATTGTCCGGCACATGGCAGAGAGCGGGATCGGCTACGGCAGCATCAATCATCCTGTCGACCGCTGCCTGTATTGCAGCCACACGGGACCGATCGACACAAGCTGCCCGTCCTGCGGAAACGACGATTCGGACAAAATTGAACGCATCCGACGGATCACCGGCTATCTCGTCGGTTCCATGTCACGCTGGAATCCGGCAAAAACGGCTGAAGAATCGGAACGGGTAAAGCATCGATGAATCCGGTTGCTACCGCATGTATCCTCGACATTCGCCATGATTCCGTCGTGGACGGAGCCGGCTTGAGAAGCGTCGTCTTCTTTGCCGGATGTCCTCATCACTGTCCGGGCTGTCACAACCCGGAATCCTGGCATGAAGAAAATGGACGGCAAATCGACGTACAGGCCATTATCGATGAGCTGCTGGACAACCCCCTCACCAATGTGACCTTAAGCGGCGGCGAACCATTCAGTCAGGCCCGTGCAGCAAAAATAATCGCCACCGCATGCAAAAAAGCCGGTAAAGACATCTGGGTCTTTACCGGCTGGACAAAAGAAGAGCTCCTCGAGAGAGAAGATCCCGATGAACTGGCGCTTCTCTTCACTGCAGACACGCTGGTGGACGGCCGTTTTGATCAAAATCAAATCGACACCACACCATCCTTCCGTGGCAGTACCAACCAGCGCATTCTCAGCAGACCCTTCAGCTGACAAACGCCGGAAAAACAGCTGCCAAGCGTGCGATACTGTTGTGGCACTTCACGAACATTTCACGTCGTCAACTGCTTTAGGGCGATATGGGAAAAGCAGAACCCTTCAATCAGGATTCTGCTTTTTCAATTAATATTCATTTTTAATTCCTGAGCTCTTTTTTCATCCGATCAAATTCATTCTCATCGATATCCAACAATTCCATAATGGTTTCTTTGGATTCACCCCGATGCATCAACTTCCCGAAGATCTGTAATGTTTTTTGCATCTGTCCTTCTTGTCTTCCCTCTTGTCTTCCTTCTTTTTTCCCCATCTGTCTGCCCTCTTTTTTCAGTTCCTCTGCCAGACTCATAATGATTTCGCCTCCTTCCGGTTGAACCGTTTTCACCTGTTCATGGATTGTATTCAGACTTTCCCTTGTGAATTGACTGTTGCCTTCGAGCAAATATCTCAGTAATCGAATCACCTGTTCAGCATAACTGTCACTGATCTCGTGGATGGCACCCATTGTCAACAGGTCAATCAGCCTTTCCTCCAGCTGCTTCGGTTGATCCTCATGTACAAGTGAGAAAACTTCCAATGTGATGCGCAAAAAGGAATGCCTGATCAGCTTGATCGCTTCTCGTTCCTGCACATCAAACAACAGATAATCAAAATCCGGAATGAATGGGTCAAACATTTCCAGACTTTCAGCCTCGAACCCATCAAACACATATTTCGTGAAATTTGTGGAGCGGTTCCAGTGCTTTTTCCTTTGTGAGATCAGAATCGGCAGAATGAATGATTTCGGTTTGTTGTTCGTTTCACTCCGCCAGATTTCTGTCATATACGTCAAGAGCTGCAGGGATACATGCCGCTCTGAAAAACTTTTGTGCTCAAAGAGCAGGTACACTTTCCCCTGTTCGTTGTTTTTCATTTTAACATCAAACAACAGATCCGCAAATAACGCTGACTGGTCATTCGAAATGAACGTGTCTTTCCTTGTCCGAAGACTGCCTGTATCCATCCGTTGCCTGATCGATGCCGGTACGATCTTATCGATCAGCGCTGTTGTCAGTTCCGGGTCACTGAACATCTCCTTAAACATCATGTCGTGAATCGAATGGGATGCCAAATACTCCACTCCTCCTTCTGATTTTCCAACACCGTTTTGTGCAGAAAACGATGGGTAAACTTGTTCTTTCAGTGAGGAGGGGTGAAGTGCGATTGTTGCGCTCGTTTTTCCGACTGAATAACATCCATCTTTAGGGATGCTCATCTTCGATATTGGATACCTCCATTATACTGAACGCGAACATATGATTGCAATAAACCTTTATAATATATATTAAAAGCGACAAGTCCCCATTTCATACCGGAATCTTGTCGCCTTCGTTATTTTTATTTGTCACCTCTGAAGGATAACCCCTTCAGGAAATATTTATTAAACAAAATATACAATACCAGAACCGGCAGGGTGAACACCATCGATGCCGCCATGACATAATTCCAGTAGGTCGCATAGTCAGACTGGAAAGCATTCAAGCCTACCGGTAACGTGTACATCGACGCATCCGTCATGATGATTAGCGGAGCCATAAAATTGTTCCAAAAACCCATGAATACAAAGATGGCCATTGCCCCGATGGATGCTTTCGCCATTGGCATAACGATCCGGAAAAACGTGCCGATCCGGCTTAACCCGTCGATTGCTGCCGCTTCCTCAACCTCTTTCGGGAAGTTCACAAAGAATTGCCGCATCATAAAGATGAAAGTCGCATTGATCATACCTGGGACAATCAAACCCTGGTAGCTGTTCAACCAGCCAAGCTCCTTTAGGATCAGAAAGTTCGGAATCATCGTTACCTGTGCCGGAATCATTAAAACCGCCAGCACAATGATGAACCAGGTAGTGCGTCCAGGAAAGGCAACCCGTGCCAATGCGTACCCCGCCATGGAATTAAACACAATATTCAGTGCCGTTCCGATCACAGCAACGATCACACTGTTTAACAGCCATCTCGGAAACAATTCTTGTTCCGTGAAAATGGTGACGTAATTATCAAACGTGAAATTCTCCGGGAAAATATTCAGTCCTGCAGACAGAATTTCATTCAGCGGTTTAAACGACGCAGACAGAGCCCAGGCAAAAGGGAGCAGCGTAATCACCGCGTAACTGAATAACAGGATATAGAGAAATGCCTTCAGGTAGTTCGGTTGTTCTTTCTTCATTACGTGACTCCCCTTTCTAGTAAATCTCCTCGTTCTTTTGCATCTTACGCTGAATCAGGGTGGCAACGAGAATAATCAAGGCCAGAGACACCGCGAGTGCTGCTGCGTAACCCATCTGATTATTCGAGAATGCATATTGATAAATCAACAATACGACTGTCAACGTTGAGTTATTCGGTCCACCGGAGCCACCGGAGAACATATAAGACTGATCAAACAGCTGAAACGTGCCGATGATCCCGATAATAATCACAAATCCGGTCACTGGTTTCAGCATCGGGATGGTGACGTACAGAAATTTTTGAATCGCAGATGCCCCATCGAGTTCTGCAGCTTCATACAGTGATTCCGGAATATCCTGAAGGGCTGCCAGATAGATCACCATGAACATCGGTGCTGTTGCCCAGATATTCATAATCATAATGGAAATCAAAGCAACACTCGGATCATTCAGCCAGTTGTATGTAGGCAGTCCTACCGAACCTAGTATGGTATTAATTAAGCCATCGGGACGATACATCCACATAAAAATCATGACCAATACGGCAGACGAGGTTAATGTCGGTATAAAGTAGATGACCCTGAACCATTTCTCTCCCTTCATTCCTGCATTGAGTGTAGCCGCAAGAACCAAGGCAAGGATCGTCTGTGTCGGCACCACAATCGCGACATAGAATGCCGTATTTTGCAGGGCTATCAATGCTCGATCATCGTTCGCCATACGGATGAAATTATCAAACCAGACAAAATCAAAACTTGTTTCTCCCAGGAGATTCACGTCGTTAAACGCCAAATACAGTGCAAACAAAATCGGACCGATCAAAAAAACCAGAATGGTAAAAATCGCTGGTGACATGAACAGATACCCTTGTCCTGCTTCCCTCAGCTGACTTTTCGTCATTGTAAAACGTGCCATAGTACTTGAACCCCTTTCTTCTGGCATGCATGGCCAGAAGGAGGTGAAACACCTCCTTTCTGGACCATGTTCACCAGTCTATCTGTCAGTCCTGAATTTCGTTTTCCGCAACACGCTGTGCTTCTTCAAGTGCCTCTTCTAAAGTTTGATCTCCGATAAAAGCACTGGAAAACTGATTTTCAAAGTTTGAATTGATAATCGGCAGGTTCGTATCATCTGCCCACACCGTTGCGTAGCTGGCACCTTCGATAAATGGTTCATAAATTTCCGGTCGTTCATAATCCATTTGTTCAGCAACAGAAGCACGGGACGGCAGTGCTAATCCACTCGATGTCCACATTTCCATCCCCTCTTTCCCCGTCAGGAATTCGATTAACTGCCATGCTTCTTCTTTTACTTCAGACTGATGATTCATCGAATAAGACACCGTGTACGCCATCGTTGACGGGTCATTATCGATTACAGGAATTTCCACAACACCGTAGTCAACATCAGGGAACGCATCGTCCATGAACTCGATCATCCAGTTTCCTTCAATAATCATCGATGCCCGTTCGGTTCCGAACATGTCACCGCCCCATTCAGCTCCAACATCTGACGGTGCTGCACCAACTTCTGACTCGTTTCGCATATCTACAATAGGCTGCAACGCTTCAATCACGGCCGGATCCGTGAAGTTCGGCTGGTTATCCACGACTACTTCTCCACCGAGTGATTCCGCAATGAAATACAGACGTGCCAGATCCGTCACTATCCCGAAACCGTAGCGGTCTTCCGTCGTCAATTCACCAGCAACCTCCTCCAGCTCATCCCATGTTTCGGGTGGGGCTTCAATACCGGCTTCATCAAAGTGATCTTTATTATAGAAGAGTGCCAGTGTGGACGTATCCTTTGGCAGACCCCACAGCTCTCCATCGTTGCGGAAGGCATCGATCAAAGGATCCTCAAAATCATCCACATCGAATTCATCTGTGATATAGCCATCGAGTGGTTCCAACACACCGGCATCGATCAAACCAGGTGCTTCAAACGCATCCAGGAAAAATACATCCGAAGCTTCTCCACCAATCAAACGTGTACGCAGGACATCCATATACTGATCGGCAATGGTATCCACCTCAACGTTAATATGTGGATACTTTTCTTCAAAGGCATCCAGCGTTTCTTCGAAATAACGCTGCTCTGTTGGAGATGATTGCCAGCCTGTCAGCCGGACTGTTACCTCCTCTTGATCACCTTCATCAGAGACAT
This Salisediminibacterium beveridgei DNA region includes the following protein-coding sequences:
- a CDS encoding ABC transporter substrate-binding protein; this encodes MQKKNGLKVTGWAAVMLTGAVLTGCGGNENEEVTGADSNNNAGNQGNNENVSDEGDQEEVTVRLTGWQSSPTEQRYFEETLDAFEEKYPHINVEVDTIADQYMDVLRTRLIGGEASDVFFLDAFEAPGLIDAGVLEPLDGYITDEFDVDDFEDPLIDAFRNDGELWGLPKDTSTLALFYNKDHFDEAGIEAPPETWDELEEVAGELTTEDRYGFGIVTDLARLYFIAESLGGEVVVDNQPNFTDPAVIEALQPIVDMRNESEVGAAPSDVGAEWGGDMFGTERASMIIEGNWMIEFMDDAFPDVDYGVVEIPVIDNDPSTMAYTVSYSMNHQSEVKEEAWQLIEFLTGKEGMEMWTSSGLALPSRASVAEQMDYERPEIYEPFIEGASYATVWADDTNLPIINSNFENQFSSAFIGDQTLEEALEEAQRVAENEIQD